A genomic window from Fimbriimonadaceae bacterium includes:
- a CDS encoding DUF642 domain-containing protein — protein sequence MIVNGSFEVPHQPSGYGYVAGGSNVITGWTTVLNGVEHFDPAIYSIGTAHDGNQVVDLAPTTFTGGGIEQTVATVAAQQYRLSFWGGTSNYANRTGTGVIKVSIDGGAAQSFNLNNANAVIAWQGFSLDFAGTGNPTTITFFNDEDANTHFAFLDDVSLAPVPEPFTLVLAAAGLATAARRRKR from the coding sequence TTGATCGTCAATGGGAGCTTCGAAGTTCCCCATCAGCCCTCGGGTTACGGCTACGTGGCGGGCGGTTCGAACGTGATCACAGGATGGACGACGGTGCTTAACGGAGTCGAGCACTTCGATCCGGCTATCTACTCGATCGGAACGGCCCACGATGGCAACCAGGTGGTGGACCTCGCCCCGACGACCTTCACCGGTGGCGGGATCGAACAAACGGTTGCGACCGTGGCTGCGCAACAGTACAGGCTCTCCTTCTGGGGCGGTACCTCGAACTATGCGAATCGGACGGGAACAGGCGTCATAAAAGTCTCGATCGACGGGGGAGCGGCGCAGAGCTTCAACCTCAACAACGCGAACGCCGTGATCGCCTGGCAAGGGTTCAGCCTCGACTTCGCAGGTACCGGCAATCCGACGACGATCACGTTCTTCAACGACGAGGATGCCAACACGCACTTCGCGTTCCTGGACGACGTGAGCCTGGCGCCGGTCCCCGAGCCCTTTACTCTGGTCCTTGCCGCAGCGGGATTGGCAACTGCCGCCCGCCGCCGAAAGCGATAA